The proteins below are encoded in one region of Engraulis encrasicolus isolate BLACKSEA-1 chromosome 1, IST_EnEncr_1.0, whole genome shotgun sequence:
- the LOC134445123 gene encoding uncharacterized protein LOC134445123 yields MYPLLQLWPRGTPLPRLQAKEGAGKREGAARSGPPVAQHQRSPARRTVNLSADRANANFNPVTSRATATGDSTPVSYLPPHRKAKLLNLIGERCLVQCLFDSVAVEALWDTGAQASIINEKWRKTHLPHREVRPIEELLGPGNLIGLAANQTEIPFLGWVEVEFRLAERPNSSEPLLAPILVSSDPNVAEQPIIGFNVIQALISDRDEGQPTSHLIRKLSQAFSVTFKTAKLMMELIRDDSAGEVGTVQTGKKKVYLQAGKVTTVHVRACAGIQFKGQSLLFVPCDLPDLPDGITVKEGLVAVTAGQSMYVALPIRNTNSYDIRLNPRTVLGHLQAIKTAYSVHSEQPLAAEKGKGLESPMDQGNNDADKETRHKPSQWDPPVNLDHLEVWQQEQARQLLREEF; encoded by the coding sequence ATGTACCCACTGCTACAACTGTGGCCAAGAGGGACACCTCTCCCGAGGCTGCAGGCAAAAGAGGGAGCAGGGAAACGGGAGGGGGCTGCTAGGTCAGGACCGCCAGTAGCCCAACACCAAAGGTCCCCAGCCCGTCGCACTGTCAACCTATCAGCAGACAGGGCCAATGCAAACTTCAACCCTGTGACATCTAGGGCAACTGCTACAGGGGACAGCACTCCTGTCAGCTACCTCCCTCCTCATCGCAAGGCAAAGCTGTTAAATCTCATCGGTGAGAGGTGTCTGGTACAATGCCTATTTGACAGTGTTGCCGTGGAAGCACTTTGGGACACAGGTGCACAGGCCAGTATCATCAATGAAAAATGGAGAAAGACTCACCTCCCCCATCGCGAAGTACGCCCCATTGAAGAACTATTAGGGCCAGGTAATTTGATCGGCCTTGCTGCTAACCAAACTGAGATACCATTCTTAGGGTGGGTTGAGGTGGAATTTAGATTAGCTGAAAGGCCAAACTCCTCAGAGCCATTACTAGCCCCCATATTGGTGTCCAGTGACCCAAATGTTGCAGAGCAACCGATTATCGGTTTCAATGTCATTCAAGCACTAATAAGTGACAGGGACGAGGGACAGCCAACTTCACATTTGATCCGGAAACTGAGCCAGGCTTTTTCTGTGACCTTTAAGACAGCAAAGTTAATGATGGAGTTAATCAGAGATGATTCGGCTGGTGAAGTAGGGACAGTTCAGACAGGCAAGAAGAAAGTATATCTGCAAGCAGGAAAGGTTACCACTGTGCATGTAAGGGCCTGTGCTGGAATTCAATTTAAGGGCCAGAGTCTGCTGTTCGTCCCCTGTGACCTCCCTGACCTACCTGATGGCATAACTGTAAAAGAAGGACTGGTTGCCGTGACAGCAGGGCAGAGTATGTATGTGGCCCTTCCGATCAGGAATACAAACAGTTATGACATTAGACTGAATCCACGCACAGTCCTTGGTCATCTGCAAGCAATAAAAACAGCATATTCAGTCCATTCAGAACAACCACTTGCTGCTGAAAAGGGAAAGGGACTTGAGTCTCCAATGGACCAGGGAAATAATGATGCGGACAAGGAAACCAGACATAAACCGAGCCAGTGGGATCCCCCAGTCAATTTGGACCACTTAGAGGTGTGGCAGCAAGAGCAGGCAAGGCAGTTGCTACGAGAAGagttttag